Genomic segment of Pseudothermotoga hypogea DSM 11164 = NBRC 106472:
GCCCCCGCTCAGACGCTCACCGACAGAGAATACCAAGCGATGAGGGATGCCGCCCTGAAAGCCATGGCCGCCATCAAGATGGAGACTGGTGGCTGCAACATTCAGTTCGCCGTCAACCCACAGGATGGCAGGATGGTGGTGATCGAGATAAATCCCAGGGTCTCAAGATCATCAGCGCTCGCTTCGAAGGCTACAGGTTATCCCATCGCGAAGGTTGCGGCGATGTTGGCGGTCGGTTTGAGGCTCGACGAGATAGCGAACTCGATCACTCAGAAAACTTCTGCCGCGTTCGAACCATCGATCGACTACGTGGTGGTCAAGATGCCGAGGTTCCAGTTGGAGAAATTCCCTGGCTGTGACCCAAGGCTCGGCACACAGATGAAATCGGTCGGCGAAGTGATGGCGATAGGTAGAACCTTCAAAGAGGCGCTGGGTAAAGCTCTAAGATCGCTCGAATTGGACAAGACACCCAAACTCGATCTGAACCACATCAAAGAGTACCTCGCCAATCCCACCCCTGAAAGGATCTCGTACATCTTCGCTGCCTTCAGACACGGCTTCTCCGTTGAAGAGGTACATAGACTCACGAAGATAAACGAGTGGTTCTTGGAAGAGATCAAGTCCATCATGGACTTCGAAAACCAGATCAAGGAGAGAGGGCTCAACGATCCGAACATCTTGAGGAAAGCGAAAGAGTGGGGATTTTCGGACAGAGAACTTTCGGAAATGTTGCAAATCTCTGAGAAAGATGTGCGAAGGATCAGAAAGTCTTTCAGCATAAAACCCATCTTCAAGATGGTCGACACCTGCGCGGCGGAGTTCGAGGCGGCCACACCGTACTTCTATTCGACTTACAACGGTGTCGAGAACGAGGCGATCCCATCGAACAAAAAGAAGATCGTGGTGTTGGGTTCAGGTCCCAACAGAATTGGTCAGGGAATAGAGTTCGACTATGCCAACGTCCACGCCGTTTGGGCGTTTCAAGAGGAAGGTTATGAAGTCATCATGATCAATTCCAACCCCGAGACTGTCTCCACAGACTACGACACCTCCGACAGACTCTACTTCGAGCCTCTCACGGTCGAAGATATCCTCGAGATCATCGAGAGCGAAAAACCTGAAGGCGTCGTGGTCTCTTTTGGAGGACAGACACCTTTGAAGCTATCGAAGGAGCTCGCAGAGGCGGGTGTGAAGATACTCGGGACGGATTTCGAACAAATCGATATCGCTGAAGACAGGGCTCGGTTCGCAACATTCCTGAAAAAGTTGAAACTGAAAATCCCAGACTTCAAGATCGTCACAAGTGTCGAAGAGGCTCTCAGAGTCGTTGACGAACTCGGATTTCCTGTTCTTGTGAGACCGAGCTACGTGCTGGGTGGTAGGGCGATGGCCGTGGTCGAATCGAAGAAAGACTTGGTCGAGTACGTTTCGCAGGCTGCACTGGTTTCGCAGGGACATCCACTCGTTCTGGACAAGTTCTTGGAAGACGCCATCGAATTGGACGTTGATCTGGTCTGCGATGGTGAAAGCGTCTGGATCGCTGGTTTGATGGAACAGATAGAAGAAGCTGGTATACATTCGGGAGATTCCGCATGCGTTCTACCGCCGGTGAGTCTTTCTGACAATCTGATCGATCGCATCGAAGATGTCGTTTTCAAACTGGTGAAGGGCATGAAGATCGTCGGACCAGCAAACGTTCAGCTTGCCATAAAGGACGAAGAGATCTACGTCATCGAGTTGAACCCGAGAGTTTCGAGAACTTTTCCCTTCGTGAGCAAGGCGATAGGAATAGCTGTAGCGGAGATCGCCGCGAAGGTGCTGATCGGCGAGAAACTGATCGATCTTCTAAAACCCTATTTCCCCTACAAGACGAGGAAGGTTTTTTCCAAAGATTTATCCGATTTTCGAGGCGGATTGATACCGACCCCCTGGCCCCCGTACTATTCGGTCAAGGAAGTGGTGATACCGTTCCACAAATTTTTGAACGTCGACACGTTGCTTGGACCAGAGATGCGTTCCACGGGTGAGGTCATGGGTATCGGTGAGACGTTTGCCGAGGCATTTGGCAAGGCACAACTGGCCGCGGATAACTATTTCCCAACTAAAGGTGTGCTCGTCAGCGTCAGAGACAGAGACAAACGAGAGATCATCCCGTTGGTCTCTTACCTGTACGATTTAGGGTTCGAGATCTACGCCACGAACGGTACTGCGAAATCTCTCAGGGCTGCGGGTATTCCAGCGATCGTCGTGCCCAAGGTTGGTGAGGGTAGGCCAGACGTCGTCGATCTGATCGATCAACACAAGGTGGATCTTGTCGTCATCACGCAATCCAACGAGAGGACGGATGAAATTCACCAGATCGATCCTGAAGCCAAGGCACCGTTGAGTTTCGACAGTCGAAGGACCGTTGGGTACAAGATCAGGACGGGGGCGCTCAGAAACAGAATACCGTGCATCACGACGATCGAGGCGTTCAGGGCGATGGTTTCAGCCGTGAGACAGTCACGGTTGAGTGACCTTACTGTCCGAAGTCTGAAAGAGCTGCACACATTGAATTTCTACTAATCCAATACACTCTCGATTGAGGGCTGATAAGGAACCAACTTCTGAGATTTCCCGACAACGTGCTTTTGGTCTGGTAGAGGAAGTCTCACACGGCGAGAAATGTTGTTTTGCCTGAGAATTTTCGCTTTTTTCATTTTAATGGCAAAATTTTTCACATTATCGTTGCCATACTCGTTGTCTTTCTATTTTTCTCGGTCTTCTAACCCTTGTTTTATGTGAACGTTCATGGTATCGTTATAGTAGAACCTTAGGTTCCACACTTCATCCATCAAGGAGGTGCCTTTATGAAAAGGTTACTGGTGGTCACGCTGCTGCTCGCCTTCGGACTCCTCGCCCTGGCAAAAACGACGATAACCGTCTGGACGTTCTTCAGCGGTGGCGAAGGCTTCTTGGTGACTGAACTGATCAAGAGATTCAACGCTGAGAACCCAGACATCGAAGTGATCGAACAGATCGTTGAGTGGGGCCAACTCTACAACAAGTTGACCACTGCAATTGCTGCTGGGGATCCACCCGACGTGTCCGTCATGCACCTTGTACTGGTGCCGGACTACGCCTCAAGGGGTGCTCTCACTGCGCTCGATAATTACATTTCGAAAGAAACGCTTCAAGATTACGTTCCCGAAATCGCGGCAAAAGCTCGCTACGACGGCAAACTCTACGCGGTACCATTCGACACACACCCGTTGGTGCTCTACTACAACAAGAAACTTTTGAAAGAGGCTGGTCTGGTGGATGCCAAAGGTGAGGTGCTCGTGCCCAAGACTTGGGACGAACTGTTGAGCTACGCGAAGCAGGCGAAGGAAAAGCTTGGGCTCGAAGTTGGAATCTCCAGCGAGATCGGCGCGATGATGGGAGACAGGCTCTTCATAGCTTACTACACGCAACTTGGTGGACAAATTTACGATGAGAAGACCAAGACTCTGAAATTCGATTTGGAAAAAGTCAAGAAAACTTACGAGTTCATGAGCAACCTTTACACAAGTGGTGTCATGAAGCCCATGACCTACGACACCGCCGAATCTCTCTTCCAGAACAACCAGTCACCATTCCACTTCAACGGTGTCTGGGTGATGGCGGTGTACCCAACTCTCGAAGGTTTGCAGTTTGGTGTGACAAACTTACCTGCAATAGCTGGAAGCAAACCTTACACGTGGGGGGACAGCCACACCTGGGTGATACCGAAGAAACCGAAGGACGATCCTGCGAAGATCGCTGCTGCAGCGAAGTTCATAGAGTGGTTCGCAAAGAACGCCGCAGAGTGGGCTAAGGCAGGGCACTTGCCAGTCTTGAAGAGCGTTTTGAACTCTGAGGCGTTCCTGGGATTGCCGATGAGAAAAGATTACGCACACGTTGCGGAGTTCGTTGTTCCAGCTCCCAGTGTGAAAGGATGGCTCGAGGTTAGAATAAAGATGTGGGAGATAGGTGAAGCGGTGATCCTTGGAAAGATGACGCCCGACGCGGCAGCCAAGGAATTGGTGAACTTTGCCAAGCAAGTCCTTGAAGATTGAGCATTCGTCGGCTCACTCGAGGGAGGGAGGCTATCCTCCCTCCCTTTTCTCAACTGACTCGTGGTGAGGTGAGACCGCATGGCAGTCTACAGAAAGAAAAAGCACACGTTGCTGGCTTATTTGTTCTTCGCACCTTTTCTTGTTCTGTTACTCATCTTCAGGTTGATTCCATTCTTCAACTCGATCAGGATGATCTTCTACAAGTGGGACATTTTTGGTACACCGAAGTACATAGGCCTTGGAAATTTCACCAGGATGATGTCCGACAAGGTCTTTTGGGCTTCGCTTTGGCATACAGTCTATTTCGTTATACTGACTGTGCCCCCCATCGTTGTTCTTTCGTTCCTAATAGCTCTCTTGATAAATTCCAAA
This window contains:
- the carB gene encoding carbamoyl-phosphate synthase large subunit, coding for MPKRQDIKKILVIGSGPITIGQAAEFDYSGTQALKALKSLGYHVIVVNSNSATIMTDPQFSDAVYIEPLEATYLERIIARERPDAILCTMGGQTALNLAVELYKKGILEKYNVQLIGANVETIEKAEDRELFKKAMQEAGLQVLSSQTVSRVDDALRVARELGYPVVVRPSFTLGGSGGGIAYNEDELISIVSRGLIESPAKTVLVEESVIGWKEYELEVMRDCTGNFIVVCSIENFDPMGIHTGDSITVAPAQTLTDREYQAMRDAALKAMAAIKMETGGCNIQFAVNPQDGRMVVIEINPRVSRSSALASKATGYPIAKVAAMLAVGLRLDEIANSITQKTSAAFEPSIDYVVVKMPRFQLEKFPGCDPRLGTQMKSVGEVMAIGRTFKEALGKALRSLELDKTPKLDLNHIKEYLANPTPERISYIFAAFRHGFSVEEVHRLTKINEWFLEEIKSIMDFENQIKERGLNDPNILRKAKEWGFSDRELSEMLQISEKDVRRIRKSFSIKPIFKMVDTCAAEFEAATPYFYSTYNGVENEAIPSNKKKIVVLGSGPNRIGQGIEFDYANVHAVWAFQEEGYEVIMINSNPETVSTDYDTSDRLYFEPLTVEDILEIIESEKPEGVVVSFGGQTPLKLSKELAEAGVKILGTDFEQIDIAEDRARFATFLKKLKLKIPDFKIVTSVEEALRVVDELGFPVLVRPSYVLGGRAMAVVESKKDLVEYVSQAALVSQGHPLVLDKFLEDAIELDVDLVCDGESVWIAGLMEQIEEAGIHSGDSACVLPPVSLSDNLIDRIEDVVFKLVKGMKIVGPANVQLAIKDEEIYVIELNPRVSRTFPFVSKAIGIAVAEIAAKVLIGEKLIDLLKPYFPYKTRKVFSKDLSDFRGGLIPTPWPPYYSVKEVVIPFHKFLNVDTLLGPEMRSTGEVMGIGETFAEAFGKAQLAADNYFPTKGVLVSVRDRDKREIIPLVSYLYDLGFEIYATNGTAKSLRAAGIPAIVVPKVGEGRPDVVDLIDQHKVDLVVITQSNERTDEIHQIDPEAKAPLSFDSRRTVGYKIRTGALRNRIPCITTIEAFRAMVSAVRQSRLSDLTVRSLKELHTLNFY
- a CDS encoding ABC transporter substrate-binding protein — translated: MKRLLVVTLLLAFGLLALAKTTITVWTFFSGGEGFLVTELIKRFNAENPDIEVIEQIVEWGQLYNKLTTAIAAGDPPDVSVMHLVLVPDYASRGALTALDNYISKETLQDYVPEIAAKARYDGKLYAVPFDTHPLVLYYNKKLLKEAGLVDAKGEVLVPKTWDELLSYAKQAKEKLGLEVGISSEIGAMMGDRLFIAYYTQLGGQIYDEKTKTLKFDLEKVKKTYEFMSNLYTSGVMKPMTYDTAESLFQNNQSPFHFNGVWVMAVYPTLEGLQFGVTNLPAIAGSKPYTWGDSHTWVIPKKPKDDPAKIAAAAKFIEWFAKNAAEWAKAGHLPVLKSVLNSEAFLGLPMRKDYAHVAEFVVPAPSVKGWLEVRIKMWEIGEAVILGKMTPDAAAKELVNFAKQVLED